A genomic segment from Mustela lutreola isolate mMusLut2 chromosome 15, mMusLut2.pri, whole genome shotgun sequence encodes:
- the GRAP gene encoding GRB2-related adapter protein isoform X3: protein MGGRGDPLPGLPGESPRVIPGLWGSKVEAQPLTGSPCSVTCQLPVSPPSGAASKAQHTLKTKEDGSSGPRLQRKQEELTQLGAQLLGPGDSGMESVALYSFQATESDELAFNKGDTLKILNMEDDQNWYKAELRGAEGFIPKNYIRVKPHPWYSGRISRQLAEEILMKRNHLGAFLIRESESSPGEFSVSVKSSA from the exons ATGGGTGGAAGAGGGGACCCACTCCCAGGGCTCCCCGGGGAATCCCCAAGAGTCATACCTGGCCTTTGGGGGTCCAAGGTAGAGGCCCAGCCGCTCACAGGCTCGCCGTGCTCCGTGACATGTCAGCTTCCTGTTTCCCCTCCCTCAGGGGCAGCTTCAAAAGCCCAGCACACTCTCAAAACAAAGGAAGACGGGTCCTCGGGTCCTCGactgcagaggaagcaggaagagctgacccagcttggagcccagctGCTGGGGCCTGGGGACAGCGGGATGGAGTCCGTGGCCCTGTACAGTTTCCAGGCCACGGAAAGTGATGAGCTTGCCTTCAACAAAGGGGACACGCTCAAG ATTCTGAACATGGAAGACGACCAGAACTGGTACAAGGCTGAGCTCCGAGGCGCTGAGGGCTTTATTCCCAAGAACTACATCCGTGTCAAGCCTCACCC gTGGTACTCGGGCAGGATTTCCCGGCAGCTGGCCGAAGAGATTCTGATGAAGCGGAACCACCTGGGAGCCTTTCTGATCCGGGAGAGTGAGAGCTCCCCGGGGGAGTTCTCAGTCTCTGTGAA